The Ignavibacteriota bacterium genomic sequence GTTGAAAAATTTTTAATTGAAGCAAAATTTCCTTACGCGGTTGGTTACGGTTTAACCGAAACTTCTCCATTGGTGACCGGTACTGATAATTTTAATGTAAGGATGGGCGCTTCTGGTACAGTACTTTATGGAATGGAAGTGAAAATTGTTGATCCCGATCCAATTACAAATGAAGGTGAAGTTTATATTAAAGGTCCAAATGTTATGAAAGGATATTATAAAGATCCTGATAAAACTGCTGATGTTTTAAGTAAAGATGGATGGTTTAAATCCGGCGACCTTGGTTTAATTGATAAAGATGGTTATTTATTTTTAAAAGGAAGATCAAAAAATGTGATTATTGGGAGCAATGGTAAAAATATATATCCTGAAGAAATTGAATCAGTAATTAATGAAAATCCATATGTTTTAGAATCGCTTGTTTTTGAATCGGAAAAAAAATTGATTGCAAGAGTACATTTGAATTATGAAGAATTGGATAGAGAATTTAATCTTCAAAATGTAAAGGAATTGGAAGCAAGGAAAAAAATTGATGATCTATTAAATGAAATTTTAATAACGGTTAATAAAAGAGTTTCAACATTTTCAAAATTAAATAAAATAATTGAGCAGCCCGAGCAGTTTGAAAAAACGCCGACAAAAAAAATTAAAAGGTATTTGTACAGTTAATTTTTTTTAGAGTTGTTATTAAGCGATTCAAAATATCTGCGAATCAAATCTTGATAATCTTTTGAATAGCCTTCTTTAACTGATTTCAACAGTTCTTCGCGTAAAATGTCTTTTGCCTGCTGATTCGAAAGTATTATTTTTTCTGGCGAGGTTAAATTAAAAACTTTACCTTCTTTCGATTCGCGTTTCTCCTCGTAATCTCTTTCATTAATTGATTTTTGAGCATCTAAAAGTTTTGAAAGGATTTTATCTTGTTTCTTTATAAGTTCATCATCAATTTTTTGAGTGTTCATTCCGGAAATAACTTCCTTCATATCATTTAAGACTGATTCCAAATTTGACGCAAGTTTTTTTGATTCACTTGATTCCTTTGCCTCTTTGTTTAAATCTTGCAGTGATTTTTGAACTGCGCCTTGCTGCTGTGCCAATCTTTGCAGTTGTGCTCTTTGCTGCATTGATAATTGACCGCCCTGCATCATTTTGGTTTGTCCGTTAAGTCCAAGCTGCTGCTGAGCAAGTTGTTGAAGCTGCTGCATTAAAGACATCATTCCGCCGCCTTGACCGCGGCCCTGCATCATACTTTGAAGAGAATTTTGCATTATTGACGCGGCTTCATTTAAACTTTTCATGGCTTCATTCTGATATTGCGTTGAACCCATTCCATTTTTATTTTGAAGACCGGATAAAGATTCCATCATATTTTTTTTCGCGTCTCCTAAAGCCTTTCCCATTTCCGGACTAACGGCAAAAGTTTTTTGTGAAAGCGCATCCATCTGCTTTAATACATTATCAAGATTTTGCTGAAGTTCCATTTGATTATGCAAAAAGTCTGAATATTGATTCTGCTGTGAATATGAATTTTCAACTTTATTTTTTAATTCTTCTTGATCTTTTGATAAATCAATCAAATTATCAATTGCTTTTAACATATTTTGCAAAACCATCGATTGATTTTTTTGCTGTATTTGCTGCTGCATATTCTGAAAATTATTTTTCATTGAAGACATATTCTGCGAAAGCTGCTGCTGGAATTGCATAGCATTTTCAAAATTTTGTTTTTGCAATTCATCTAATGATTTTTGAGATAACTCTTCATTCTTCTGTTCATTAAATTCTTTATTTGTTTCTTCCATCTGTTTACGCGGTGTATCTTCAACTTCATTCATTTTTTGAGTAAGAGATTGCATTTCGTCTTTTAAATCTGAAATATCTTTATCAATATTTTTCTGATCCTTCTCAAGTGTTTCAGACTTATTATTTTCATTCTTAGAATTTTGATTTCCGGTTTCTTTTTTAAGTTCTTCCAAATTTTCAGTAATGTTTTCTGTTCTTTTTATAAGTTCATCAATTTTTTGTTCAATTTGAATTTGCTTTAATAAGTTCATTGTTCTTTCAATGCTTTTCTGAAACATCTTTTCATTGGCTGAAAGATTTTCCATTGCGTTCTGAACTTTTTCTCTCATTAAATCTTTTAAAGATTCATTCAAATTTTGGAATGCTTTTTTTAATTCATCACTGTTCAATTCATCAAATAAATTCTGCAGTTCCTCATATTTTTTCATTGTTTCATCTGAAAGCATATTATTCTGTAAAAGTTTATTCTGCATATCTGCCAAATTCTCTTGAACATCTTCAATTTTTTTAGAAACTTCTTCAAACTTTTTTACCGCTTGTTCTATTCTTTCTTTTTCATTCCAATTTATTTTTGTTTCATTTTGCTTTAATTCATTTCCTATTTCATTAAGTTCTTTTTTTAGCTCCTCGGCTTCTTTTAATGTTTTTGTTAAATCTTCCATCGCGTTATTCTGCGTATTTTCTGCTTCGGCAAAAAGCTCGCTTAAAGAAGGGATTCTAATTTTAAAAAAATTACTTCTGGATTGTTTAGGTCCGCTTATGTTATCATTGTCAAAAATATCAATATAAAAGGTTATTATATTATTTTCACGCAACTGAACTTTTGATAAGTCCCAATTGTAAAAAAGTGTCTGTTCAAGTTCCGATTTGCTGAATGTCAAATTGATTTGATTAAAAGATTTATCAATTAATTCTTGTTCCGATTCTGAAATATTGTAATTCAATGTGCATTTTGGAAAATCCGAAATCATCTTTGATGTTATAATTTATGCTGACCAAATTACTTTGCGGAAGTATTGAACTTTGATCCGGATCGGTAATTTCAATTTGCGGAAATTCATCTTGAATAATATTTACAGAATATCGAATTGGATTTTCATTTTTATTATTGCTTGAATCTTCCACTTCAAAGTGGTAATTCATTTCATTTAATATTGTAAAGGAGCCGGCAACATTTTTTTCGAAATTGTTAATTTCTTTTTAAGACTATCATTCATAACTAGATTTGCATCTAAAATGTCTTTTGAGACTTTTAAGTTAAAATTAATTTTTGAACCTTTTAAAACGGATAAATTTCCATTATCAATTTGAACAGTTTTTGGGAGTTTGGAATATGATGGAGGAAAAATTTCCAAATCCAAATTTGTTATCAGCGGAATTGAAGTGACATCAATATTAAAAATATCTGACTTGTAATTTTTATTACCCGCAAAATACGAAAATGAATTTTTTATGTTTCTAATGTTTACAGAATAATTTTTGTTTGAATCTAAATAAAGAGATTGAGATACAAATTCACTTTGAAGTTGATTTTTAGTAAACAGCTCAACTATTTTAGGCGCGTTTCCATTTGCAGTAATTTTTATTAATACATTATCATTTTTATTAACTGAGATATTCCCGGGAAAAATATTAAGGGAAAATTCATTTGGTTTTAAATAAGATTTATTGAAGTGAAAAATTCTTTCTGTAGCTTCTCTGAAATCATTATTTAGAATTAAAAAAATTAATGTTGTAAAAACTGAGATTAGAAAAAATTTTGAATAAAATTTTAATTTAGAATAATCTACAACTTTTGCAAACGGCAGATTTTTTACGGAATTAAATACATCAAGAAATGCGGCATTTCTCAATTGATCTGAAGAATGTGAATCATCAGATTTTAAAAGTTGAATTGAGTTAAGCAGCTTATCTTTTACCTGCGGGAAATGCTGACCTATCTCTTTTGACGCGGATTCAATTAATTCTTGATTAGGCTTTTTGAAATATTGAATCAGTAATTTCAGAAAAGGAAATAAAGTTATTATCATGAAAAGCATTAAAATAATTATAAAAATTATTTTAATGCTTGGATTGAAATAAAAATGTGATTCCAAAAGCGCAAATACAAATAAAAGCAGAAGTGAAATGCCAAAATATTTTAAAGTGCCAATTGAAATTTCCCGTATAAAAATTAATTTAACATAATGAGAAATTTTCGAAGTAAGCAAATTTATATTGGATTCTTTTAAATTCATTCTTAATGTGTTAATGCGTAAATAATAATGTTTGTCCCAAATTTTAAAGCTTCTTCTCTTTTTTCATTAGGATCGTTATGCACATCCGGATTTGCCCAGCCATCACTCGGATTACTTTCTACTGTATAATAAATAACTATTCTCTTTCCCAAAAACAAACCAAAACCTTTTGGCGCTTTGTTATCATGTTCGTGAGTTTTGGGAGGTCCATGTTCAAATTTATAAAATGAACTATATATTTCATGATCAAAGGGAAGCTCAATCAATTCATTATTCGGAAAAACTTTTTTTATTTCCCTCCTGAAACTTTTATCCAATCCATAATCATCATCTACATAAAGAAATCCGCCCGCGGTTAAATAATCATTCAAATTTTTTGCTGCTTTATCTGAAAAAATAATATTACCGTGACCGGTTAAAAATAAAAACGGGTACGAAAATATATCCGAACTTTCAATATCTACAAATTTATAAACTTGATTTGTTTTAATATTTGTTTTGTCTTCAACATACTTTAAAAGATTAACTTCGGCAGAAGGATCATTATACCAATCGCCTCCGCCGGGATATTTTACACGTGCAATTTCAAAATATGGTGATGATTGAGCAATGAATTCTGAAAAAAAGATAATATATAAAAAAAGCAGTTTTCTAGGCATTTTCTATGTTTAAATTCTTAAAAGGTTTTTAACAAAATTAACAATAATACTACTTGCGGACATAATTTGTTTCCTATTTATTTGTGTGAGTTATATCACATTTAGAATTTTTTCGATATTAAATGTTATAATTTGAATCAACTTTGTGAATATTTTGAGAAAAAATGTCAACAAAATCATCTTTTTTTGGACGAATTTCAGCAAAACATAAGTACAAATTAGGTGATTGATTAAAAATCAGCTTAACTATTGAACACATAGATCGATTATAAAATATACTATTTAAAAACAATTAAATAAAAGATAGAATTATGAAAAAGAACTATATTTTGTTTTTACTTACCCTAATTCTCATTGCATTTGTTTCTGGTTGTGAAACTAAGACAACCGAAAACAACGATAATAACGATACAACCGATGCTGTTGTATTAAATGGGCAGGTTGTTGCAGCAGAAACAGGAAATCCTTTAAATGGTGCAATAATAAAAATTACCGACGGAACAACGGTTAAAGGGGCCACAACCGGAACAGACGGAAAATTTTCGGCAAGTTTTGAACTTGCATCGGATGCAGAATTAACTGTTATTGCATTCAAAGCCGGATATTTTCAAGATACAACCTCAATTTTGGGAATTGTAAATACTGAAATGGAAGTTCCAATTTTTCAACTTCAGCGGGATGAAAGCTCAAATGTTGCCGGATATTCAGGCAAAGCCGCATCAATATATTTATATTCTCAATCTGCAGAATTTGTTGGCGTTACCGCAAGCGGTGCTCCGGAAAACATTGATATTGTTTTTGAAGTTTCAGATTCAAGTGGAATTATTATTGGTGAAACCAATTCAATTGAAGTAAGTTTTAGATTTGGCTCTGCTCCAAATGGAGGAGAATATTTATATCCTTCTTCAGTTGTAACAAATGCATTGGGAAAAGCCGCCGTATCATTGAAAACCGGAACAAAAGCTGGCGTTGCTCAAATTATTGCGGAAGCAGTTGTTGATGGAAAACCAATTGCATCCAAACCTATCAGCGTTACAATTCACGGGGGTTTTCCGGATATGAATCATTTTAGCATCGGTCCCGAGAAATTAAATTATCCTTATTATTATAGAATTAACGATGAAGCAAAAGTTACAGTTTTAATTGGTGATAAATATTCTAATCCGGTTAGACCGGGAACTTCAGTTTATTTCAGTTCAGATGCAGGAGTAATTCAAGGATCAGCACAAACAAACGATATGGGGGTTGCAACCGCATCATTACTTTCCGGTTATCCGAAGCCGAATGATCCGACTTATGGACCTGGATTCTTCTTTGTATATGCATCGACTGTTAATGAAAATGAAGAGGAAATTA encodes the following:
- a CDS encoding DUF4159 domain-containing protein, with translation MPRKLLFLYIIFFSEFIAQSSPYFEIARVKYPGGGDWYNDPSAEVNLLKYVEDKTNIKTNQVYKFVDIESSDIFSYPFLFLTGHGNIIFSDKAAKNLNDYLTAGGFLYVDDDYGLDKSFRREIKKVFPNNELIELPFDHEIYSSFYKFEHGPPKTHEHDNKAPKGFGLFLGKRIVIYYTVESNPSDGWANPDVHNDPNEKREEALKFGTNIIIYALTH
- a CDS encoding Ig-like domain-containing protein, which translates into the protein MKKNYILFLLTLILIAFVSGCETKTTENNDNNDTTDAVVLNGQVVAAETGNPLNGAIIKITDGTTVKGATTGTDGKFSASFELASDAELTVIAFKAGYFQDTTSILGIVNTEMEVPIFQLQRDESSNVAGYSGKAASIYLYSQSAEFVGVTASGAPENIDIVFEVSDSSGIIIGETNSIEVSFRFGSAPNGGEYLYPSSVVTNALGKAAVSLKTGTKAGVAQIIAEAVVDGKPIASKPISVTIHGGFPDMNHFSIGPEKLNYPYYYRINDEAKVTVLIGDKYSNPVRPGTSVYFSSDAGVIQGSAQTNDMGVATASLLSGYPKPNDPTYGPGFFFVYASTVNENEEEITSRTRILFSGIPIVHLYPIDIDTLGNVSEVQTINIENGGIQSFRYTVTDDLGHPLASGNNYAVGVATEGDAGAAGDINITMPDTQEGATEFYFVVQDTKPDELKPASITVTVSVSGPNGRASTSAYGMTR